From the genome of Spinacia oleracea cultivar Varoflay chromosome 2, BTI_SOV_V1, whole genome shotgun sequence, one region includes:
- the LOC110778413 gene encoding pentatricopeptide repeat-containing protein At5g61800, with the protein MIMSVNKHFILDSLRHCRTFPQLHQIHAHAITTGILTLHSFFLHPNILCTIARLAASHRIAASSSLTNYAVLVFNLIRSPTTFCYNTMMRVQNLFSAPASALMLFKDMRRISIPPDFHTYPFAIKASSNLRVPSIAAALHSLTVKSGFVTDIYVLNSILHVYAILDRLSDACLLFEESGHKDIISYNALIDGFVKAGDIEKAHLLFDKMTIRDAVSWGTLIAGYTHMKECQKAIDLFKSLLRSPSGIRPDNIALVSVLSACAQLGDLEQGRAVHDYVIENGIRVDSFLSTGLVDLYAKCGCVEKAINIFESSSEKNLFTWNALLMGLALHGHGRACLDYFSRMITDGIRPDGVSVLGVLVGCSHAGLICEARELFKNMDVMHGVRRELKHYGCMADLFGRAGLIGEAQEMIKHMPIQGDIYTWGALLAGCRKHGMLEIAEEAAKHMQKLNPEDSGLYSVMVDIYANSDMWDDVAKTRSIIRTRRITKNAACSLIKLNGISHEFIAGDDLHPQTDEIYMVLSGLGNHQFEASPQKF; encoded by the coding sequence ATGATCATGTCAGTGAACAAACACTTCATATTAGATTCATTGAGGCATTGCAGAACCTTCCCCCAGCTTCATCAAATACATGCCCATGCCATTACTACGGGCATCCTCACTCTTCATTCCTTTTTTCTTCATCCAAACATTCTATGCACGATTGCCCGCCTTGCTGCTTCACATCGCATCGCAGCTTCTTCGAGTTTGACAAACTATGCTGTTTTGGTGTTCAACCTTATAAGGTCGCCTACCACTTTCTGCTATAATACAATGATGCGAGTTCAGAATTTGTTTTCTGCTCCTGCATCTGCCCTCATGCTCTTCAAAGATATGCGCCGCATTTCAATTCCTCCAGACTTCCACACTTATCCTTTTGCCATCAAGGCCTCCAGTAATCTCCGGGTACCTTCAATTGCCGCTGCCCTTCATTCGCTGACTGTGAAGTCTGGCTTTGTTACTGACATATATGTTCTCAATTCCATTCTTCATGTGTATGCTATTTTGGACCGCCTCAGTGATGCTTGCTTGTTGTTTGAAGAGAGTGGACATAAAGATATTATATCCTATAATGCATTGATTGATGGCTTTGTTAAGGCAGGAGACATTGAAAAAGCACACCTGCTTTTTGATAAAATGACGATCCGTGATGCAGTCTCATGGGGTACTCTGATTGCTGGCTACACACATATGAAGGAATGCCAGAAAGCCATTGATCTCTTTAAAAGCTTGCTTCGTTCACCGTCTGGAATTCGTCCAGACAACATTGCTCTGGTTTCTGTTCTTTCTGCCTGTGCACAACTTGGAGATCTGGAGCAAGGCAGAGCAGTTCATGATTATGTAATCGAAAATGGGATTCGAGTGGATTCCTTCTTGTCCACTGGCTTGGTGGACTTGTATGCCAAGTGTGGCTGCGTTGAGAAGGCCATAAATATTTTTGAATCAAGCTCTGAGAAGAATTTGTTCACATGGAATGCTTTGTTAATGGGGCTTGCTTTACATGGCCATGGCAGAGCATGCTTAGATTATTTTTCCAGGATGATAACGGATGGTATTCGGCCAGATGGTGTCAGTGTCTTGGGAGTTTTGGTTGGATGCAGCCATGCAGGTCTAATTTGTGAAGCACGTGAGCTTTTTAAGAATATGGATGTTATGCATGGGGTTCGCCGTGAGCTAAAGCACTATGGCTGCATGGCTGATTTGTTTGGACGTGCTGGTTTAATTGGAGAAGCACAAGAGATGATAAAACATATGCCAATTCAGGGTGACATCTACACCTGGGGAGCCTTACTTGCTGGCTGCAGAAAACATGGGATGCTTGAAATTGCAGAGGAAGCAGCTAAGCACATGCAGAAGTTGAACCCTGAAGATAGCGGTCTATACTCAGTAATGGTTGATATTTATGCTAATTCTGATATGTGGGATGATGTTGCCAAGACAAGGAGTATCATAAGGACTAGAAGGATCACAAAGAATGCTGCTTGTAGTTTGATTAAATTAAATGGGATTAGTCATGAGTTTATAGCCGGTGATGATTTGCATCCTCAAACGGATGAGATATATATGGTTTTGAGTGGCCTAGGAAACCACCAATTTGAAGCTTCTCCACAAAAATTCTAA